The Chloroflexia bacterium SDU3-3 sequence GTACCCATGGGCGCACCTCGACATCGCAGGGACAGCCTACTCCGAGCGGGCCATGGGGCCCTACACGCCGCGCGGCGGCGCGGGCGTCGGGGTGCGGCTGCTCACGCAGATGCTCGTCGACTGGGCCGGGGGCGACGCATAGCCCTTGACCGCACCATCTCTGCCCGCTCGGTCGCGCCTTGCCGCACGACCGAGCGGGCAGAGGCGGTTGGACGACCCGACCACATGGGCTATGCTCTGCGCACGGTGGGAACACTATAGCAGTACATTATGGTGCGAAGCCCGCTTGCCGCGCGGCGCGCTCATGAGGAAAGGGCATCCAATGTCTGACGATCTCGTGATCCGTTTTTGGGGGGTGCGAGGCAGCTACCCAGTGCCGGGGCCAACAACGGTTCGCTACGGTGGGAACACTTCCTGCGTTGAGATCCAGGCGGGCATCCACACCATCATCCTCGACGCAGGCTCGGGGATCATCCCGCTGGGCAACGAGCTGATCCGACGCTCGCAGGCCCAGGGCAACCGCCCGGTGGTGGCCACGATCTTCTTCAGCCACATGCACCACGACCACACCCAGGGCTTCCCCTTCTTCGAGCCGGCCTACATCGGCGCAAGCACCCTGCACATCCTCGGCCCCAAGGTCTTCGAGGCCGACCTGCAGGAGACGCTCACCCACGCCATGCTGCCGCCCACCTTCCCGATCAGCCTCGACGAGCTGGCATCGCTCAAGATCCTGCGCAACCTCAACGAGACCGACGTGGTGCTGATGGGCCAGAACCAGCACGATGTACGCGTGCTCAACCAGTATCATGAGCAGGTCGACCCCTCGCCCGAGCTGGTGCGGGTGCAGGTCTACCACAGCTACGCCCACCCCAAGAACGGCGTGCACGTCTACCGCATCAGCTGGCGCGGCAAATCGGTGGTCTACGCCACCGACACCGAGGGCTACATCGCCACCGACCAGCGGCTGGTGAAATTTGCCCAGGGTGCCGACGTGCTCATCCACGACGCCCAGTACCGCATGGAGGACTACGCCAACCAGCAGCGCCCACGCCAGGGCTGGGGCCACAGCACCCCCGAGATGGCCTGCGATGTGGCCCACGCCAGCCATGTGCGCCAGCTGGTGCTCTTCCACCACGACCCCAGCTACGACGACGAGACGATCGCCGAAAATGAAGAGCGCGCCCAGGCCCGCTTCCCCAACACCTGCGCGGCCCGCGAAGGGTTAGAGATCCGGATCTAGACGCGCGATTTCGCTATGCATGTTAGGCGACTGGCACAGTGAAGAAAAAGCTGCTGCCGTGGCCAAGCTCGCTCTCAAGCCAGATCGTCCCGCCGTGCGCCTCGACCACCAGCTTGCAGAACGGCAGGCCCAGCCCCGTGCCCCCACGCGAGTCGCCCACCTGGCTGAACTTGGCGAAGACCCGGCCCTGGTCTTTTGGCGCGATGCCGATGCCGCAGTCGCGCACCGACACGCAGAGCATGGGGTGTGCCGTACCGCCGCCGTAGCTGCTCACGCAGATCAGCACCGTGCTGCCCCGGCTGCTGAACTTGATCGCATTGCCCAGCAGATTCTGCACCACGCGCACGATCAGCTCGCCATCGGCGCTGGCGCAGGGCAGATCGGCGGGGATGTCGGTCTGGATGATGATCGAGCGCTCCTGCGCTAGCATCGACACCCGCTGGACAGCACGCTTGACCAGGCTAGCGATCGGCGTTGCGCTGAGCGTGATCGGCATGCGGCCATCCTCAAGCCTGCTTATGTCCAGCAGCGTATTGATCATCTCCAGCATCTGCACCGAGCTCGTGCTGGCGATATTCAGCACATTGCGCTGGCTGTCGGTCAGATCGCCGGGGATGCCACGCAGCATCATCTCAAGCGCCGCCATCACGCTTGAGAGCGGGGTGCGCAGGTCGTGCACGATCATGTTGGTCAGATCCTGCCGCAGCCGCTCGGCCTCGCGCGCCTCGGTGATGTCGCGCAGCACCAGCAGCACGCCGCCCTCCTCGCTGTGCACCGGCAGCACCGCCCACTCCAGCGAGCATGTCTGGGTGTCCTGCGCGTTCAGGTGACCAAAGGCCAGCCGGTCCTCGCCGTGCAGGATGCGATCCAGCCCGCCACGCAGCGACAGCCACTCATCAAGCCCATACGAAACCGTCCGCTGCCAATTGGTCAGCCATGCGTCAAACGAGGCGCTCTGGAAGGCCTGGCTGTCTAGCTGGGTCAGCCGGTAGATCGCCGCGTTGGCGTGGGCGATCTTGCGGTCGCTAGTGATCATGATGATCCCCTCGCGGGTGGAGGAGAGGATTGATCCCATCAGATCGTTCGCGCCGCGCAGCTCGGCAAACAGCTCGATGCTCTCGATCGCGGCGGCGGCCTGGGTGGCAAACAGCACCACGGTTTCTTGATCGGAGGCATCGGGCGAGATCGCCAGGAAGAACACGCAGAGCATGCCCACCAGCCGACGCGGGGCACGCATGGGCACGGCGAACAGCAGCGGCGCATCTGGCTCCAGCGGGCGCACCAGCTCGGGGCGGCCCGTGCGCATAGCCGTGCGGCATACCGCCTCGACCATGGGCGACATGGCGGCCTCACCAAGCTGCACCACCGGGGCTAGCCGCGTGTCATCAGGCAGCAGCACTAGCGCGCCCTGCGCCCCCGAGACCTCCATCACGCCGCGCGCGGTCATCGTAAAGATCTCGTGCTGGCTGCGCATCGATGTGGTGATGGCCATGCTCAGCGCGTTGAGCGCGGTGAGGCTCTGCAGGTTGTGCTGCAGCTGCGCGTTGGTCTCGGAAAGCTCCTGGGCGCGGCGGGCCAGCGCCCGATCCACCTGGGTGAAGCGCCGCGCGTTCTCCAGCGCGATCACCGCCTGGTCGGCCACCGCCTCCAGCAGCCGCCGGTCGTCGGAGGTAAACGGTGAGCCGTTTAGGCGGTTCATCACCTCGATCACACCGCGTATGCCCGCCACGCCGCGCAGCGGCACCGCCAGCAGCGCCTTGGTAGTAAAGCCGGTGCTCTTGTCGGTATAGTCGTAGAAGCGCGTGTCATTCTGGGCATTGTTGACAATCACGGCCTCGCCGGTGCGCACCACGTAGCCCGCCAGCCCGCGCCCGCGCGGGATGCGCTGCCCTAGCAGCTGGTTGCCTACCGGCCCGCTGGTGTAGGCGAACACCAGATCGCCGCTCTCCTCATCGGCCAGCAGCAGCGAGCCTTCCTCCACATTCAGCAGCGTGCAGACCTGCTCCATGATCAGCGAGGGCACCTGCTCAGTGTCCAGCGACGAGGTGATGGTGCGCCCGATGCGGTTCAGCGCCTCCAGCTCCTGCGACTGCCGCGTGCTCTGGCGGAACAGCCGCGCGTTCGAGAGCGCCGCCGCCGCCTGGCTGCCGATCGCCGCCAGCAGATCCACCTGATCGTGGGTGTAGAAGCTGCCCGCGCGCAGGCTGCTGACCTTCATCATGCCAATCACCGTGTCGTTGGCGATCAGCGGGATGCCCAGCCATGCCAGCCCGATAGGCAGATCGCTCACGCGGCGCGGCGCAACCCCGCGGCGGGCGCACTCGGCCATATAGTCGTTGGTGTAGAGCGGCGCACGCTGGCGGATGACGATCCCGGCCAGCCCTTCGGATGCGGGCCAGCGGTAGGAGCGCTCTAGGCGCTCGCCCTCACACATCACATAGGCCAGCTCGAAGTCATCATAGGTGGGGTTGTAGAAGGCGATGTAAAAGTTGGGGGCCTCGACCGCCTGGCATACAGCGGTGTAAATGGTCGCCAGCAGGGTCTCGACATCCAGCACGCCGCTGAGGATGCGCCCGGTCTCGGTGAGGGTGCGAAAGTGGTGGACACGCTCGTCTTCCTGGTGGGCCGATTCGTGCAGGGCCAGGGTCGGGCCAAGCTGGCTGGCCAGCATCCGCAGCGCCAGCGAGCGCTCGGTATCGCACTCAGGGATGTCGAGATAGATCCAGCCGAGCAGCTGGCCGCGCCCAAGCAGCGGCAGGAACACATCCGAGCTATCGGCCAGCACGCACTCGCCGCGCGCCAGGGCCAGCTGCGCCGCCTCGTCAGGCATGATCAGGGCTTGGGTGTGGTGGGGGCCGAGCAGGTGGTAGCCGTGGCGGAGCCAGACAATTTGCAGGGTGCGCGGCGCACAGATCGCATCCAGCAGCGCCATCGCCTGTGAGACCGCCGCATCAAATGTCTGGGCCTGGGCGAGGTCAAACATCTGCGGCTGGTAGAAATATGACGCCTCTATGTCGAAGAGCTGTTTTCGCGTCATGGCTGGCTCCTGGCAGGCTTGATATTGGCTTATAGTACCAGATTTACGGTTCTTTGACAATTTAAAAATAACCGTTTTTATACCAACTTCGCAGCATCATAATAACGACAAATCAGCGCTTTACAAATACGAACATAAGTGCTATTATACATAAGCGAAGCGTCATTCTAGCTTCTTGAGCAACCATACGCGACAAATACGAGTATATACAGGCCAGCGTTATCTGGCCAGCAAGGGGACGCTATGTTTCAGCGTATCGACGAGCTGCAGACCGGCAGCATGTTTATCCTCACCGGCCAGGCTGGCGCGGGCAAATCGCACCTGGCCACTAGCGCCCGCCGCAGCGGCACGCTCTGGATCCTCGACACCGAGGGCGCGGCGCAGAACCTCTCGAACAAGCCCGGCATCCACCGCCGCATCCAGGTGCTCCAGTCGCTCTCGCTGCGCATGCTGGTGGACGCTATGAACGAGATCAAGCGTCAGGGCAAGCCCGGCGACACTGTGGTGCTCGACTCGATCTCCAAGGTCTTCCAGGCCATGCGCGCCCACGCCCAGCGCCGCGCCGGTGCCGAGACCGACCGCAAGACTGGCATCACCTTCGACGAGCACGCATCGGTCAACCGCAACATGCAGACGCTCTACACCGGCCTCACCGAGCTAAAGCAGGCTGGCTTCCACGTCATCCTGATCGGCCACCTGGCCCGCAAATATCGCTCCGACACCGAGGGCAGCCTGATGGACGAGGGCCTGCGCGTGATGGCCGACGAGAACATCGCCTACGAGGCCGACGCCATCCTGCTGGTCGAGCGCGAGGGCGACGAGCGCTCGATCACGCCGATCATCAAGCCGCCGCGCCCGGCCCACCTGAAGCTCAACAAGCGCTACCCAGCCACCCTGGCCGCGCTCTACCCCGACCTCGCCGCCGAGGAGCCAAAGGCCGCAGGCCGCAAGGGCGACAAGGCCGCCCGCAAGGCCGAGCCAGCCGCCCAGCCGCTGGCCGCCCACGAGGCCGAGGCCGACGATGGCCCCAGCGTGGATGACGCGCCCGCCCAGCCCGCCCGCGAGGAGGCGCAGCCAGCCCACACCACCGAGCCGCCGCGCGACGCCGCCGAGGCCGAGCGCCGCTTCTTCGCCCGCTACGCCGAGGTGATCGGCGGCGACACGTGGGGCCAGGTGCAACACTTCTTGGGCAGCCGCAGCGCCAAGCCCACCACCGTGGATGGCTGGATCCGCGTGGCCGAGGCCGTGCGCGACCAGGCCCGCAACCGCCCGAGCGCGCTGGCCGCATAAGAACGCGCAGCGCTGCATCGTAACGTTCGATGCAGCGCTGCGCTCTTGTGCGCACCCAGTCAGCCAGCATGCCCATGGGGTGCTATAATACCGGCGCTTTTCCGACCGAGGCCCGCCCATCCAAGGCAGCGCCGCCACCATCAAGCGCCAACCGCCATGATCTTTTCCCGAACGCTCCGCTGGCTCGTGCTTGTCCCTATGCTCTGCGCGTGCAGCGCCGCCAGCAGCCCAGCGCCCCAGCCCATCCCTACGCTCCGCCCCACCGTCACCGCCCAGCCCCAGCCCACCGACACCACCACCACCGCCGCCGACACCGGCTGGGTCGCGGGCAGCCACGGCATCGAGCTGCGCACGCTGCGCGCCGAGCAGGGCAGCCAGCAGGCCCAGATCACCGTGGCGCGGCTCAACCTCGCCCAGGTGCGGCTGCGCGTGGGCTACTCGCCCGGCAGCCCCCGCCCGCTACTCGACTGGGCCAAGCAGACCGACGCGCTGCTTGTGGTGAACGGCAGCTTCTTCGACGAGGCCTTCCGGGCCACTGCCCTGCTAGTGAGCGATAGCGCGGCCACCGGCCAGAGCTACCAGGGATTCGGCGGCATGCTCGCCGTGGCCCCCGACGGGCAGGTCGGCATCCAGCCCCTGCGCGACCAGGGCTACGACCCGCAGCAGCCGCTGGAGCAGGCGCTCCAGTCCTTCCCGATGCTAATCTTCCCAGGGGGTGTGGATGCTGGGGTCGAATGGGACGCCCAGCGCGACCGCCGCACGGCGCTGGCGCTCGACCGCCAGGGCAGGATGCTGATAATCATCTGCGCCCAGCCCGCCTTCTCGCTGAACGAATTTGCCGCATGGCTGCGCCAGAGCGATCTAGAGATCGACCGCGCGCTCAACCTCGACGGCGGCTCCTCGACCGGGCTGTATGTAAACGCCGATGCCGCCCAGGCCGAGATCCTGCCCTTCAGCAGGCTGCCGATCGTGCTCTACGCCGAGCCTCGGGCCAGCTAGCTAGCCCCCGACACATCGCGCCTGCGCAGCCAAAAAAAGGCTGCGCCCGCAAACGCGGCGCTGTACAGCGCGATTAGCACCAGCGCCTGGGGCAGCGAGGGCAGCAGCGCGGGGTCGACATTCTTATTGAGGGTGGTGGGATCAATCCCAAAGCTCATGCTATTGAGATAGGTGAGCCGGTTGATATTCGCCTGGAGCATCAGGTTGTAGAACATCTGCCACAGCCCGCCCATATGCGCAAGCATCGTGATCGCGCCAAACGCGATATCGATCAGCTGAAAGACCAAGCCCGAGGCCATACCAAACATCAGCGAGCGCCCGTAGACCGTGGCCGCCACCGTGAGCAGCACATAGGGCAGCAGCACCAGCAGCGCGCGCAGCAAGGCCGTAGGCAGGCTGGCCAGCGCCGCCGCATCGGGCATAGCCACCGGCCCCAGCAGCGCGCCAAAGCCCAGCGCCGCCAGCCAGCCCACCGCCAGTGTGATCAGCATGCCCGCCACCAGTGCCAGCAGCACCACCAGCAGCTTGGCCAGCAGGTAGCGGCTGCGGTCGGGGTAGTGCGCCAGATGCGTACGCAGCGTGCCCCAGCCATAGTCGCTGCCGACGAATCCTGCCGCCAAGATCACCGCGAAGATGCCGCCCAGCCCATTGATATGGCTGAACATCAGAGCAAACGCGCCAGGGAAGGCCAGATACTGGGTAAAAACATCGCGCTGCACCTCGCCAGGGGCCAGCGGGCTGATCACCGTGATGAACCAGAACATCATGAACTGGAGCACCATCAGCGCCTGAAAGAGCCCCAGTAAGATCCAGGTGAGCGGGCGTTTGCCCAGCTTGAGCCATTCGGCGCGCAGAAGATGAAGCATAAAGCACACCCGTGGCGGCGCGGCAAAAGCGCTACTGCCGCGTAATCTCTAGGAACACATCCTCAAGCCGGTCGTGATCTGGCCGGATCTCGGACACGCCGATAGCGTGGCTGGCCAGCAGCAGCGTCACCTCGGCGGCGCGCTCCACCGGCGCGCTCACGTGCATGGCGTCACCTTCGATATTGACCGCCTCAACCCATGGCAGCGCGCGCAGGTGCTCGGCGGCCTGCCCCAGATCACCCGCCACCCGCACCAGCAGCCCATGGCCGCGCCGCAGCAGGTCGGCCACGCGGCCCATGGCCCGCAGCCGCCCATCCTTCAGGATGGCCACGCGATCGCAGACCTGCTCGACATCGTGCAGCACATGGCTGCACAGCAGGATGGTGCGGCCATCGGCGGCCAGGCTCTTGATCAGGGTGCGGATCTCCTGCTGGCCCGCCGGGTCCAGGCCATTGGTCGGCTCGTCCAGCATGATCAGGTCGGGGCTGTTCAGCAGGGCGGCGGCGATGCCCAGGCGCTGGCGCATACCCAGCGAGTAGGAGCGGAAGCGGTCCCTGCCGCGCTCGGCCAGCCCCGCGATGGCCAGCACCTCATCCGCCCGCGTGGCGGGCAGGCCGCCAGCCATGGCCAGCGCGCGCAGGTTGTCGCGGCCCGAGAGGTAGGGGTAGAACGCCGGGGTCTCGATCATCGCGCCCACGCGGTGCAGCGCCTCGCCGGGGCTGTGCGCGATGTTGTGGCCTAGCACCTCGGCCCGCCCGCTGGTGGGCGCGATCAGCCCCAGCAGCATGCCGATGGTGGTGGTCTTGCCCGCGCCGTTTGGGCCAAGAAAACCAAAAATCTCGCCGCGGTAGACCTCCAGATCAAGGCTATCGACGGCGAGATGGCGCTGGTAGCGCTTGGTCAGTTTTTCGGTTCGGATGGCTTGTTCCATGCTGCCAGCCAGTCGGCGGGGCTGGGTGCTGCCCAGCCCCGCCGCACAAACGCTACTCCGCCAGCTCGGCCTCAAGCGCCGCACGCACCGCCTGCGGGTTGGCCTGGCCCTTCGAAAGCTTCATCACCTGCCCCACCAAGAACTGGATGGCGCTGGCCTTGCCGCTGCGGTACTCGCCCACCGCCTTGGGGTTGTTGGCGATCGCCTCGCGGGCCATGGTGGTCAGCGCGTCGCCCGCGCTGATCTGGGCCAGGCCGCGCTCGGCCACCACCTCGCCGGGGGCCTTGCCGCTGCGGAAGCTCAGCTCGAAGACCTCTTTGGCGCTGGTGCGGGTGATGCTGCCCTTGTCGAGCAGATCCTGCACCTGGCCCACGTACTCAGGCTTCATGCGCCCAAGGATATCGCCTAGCGACTCGCCGGTCTCATTCAGCAGCCGGAACAGCTCGCCCGTGATCCAGTTGGCCACATCGCGCGCAGCCGAGTTCGGCGCGGCGGCGACCGCCGTCTCGTAGTACTCGGAGACGGCCCGCTCGATAGTGAGCGTCTCGGCGTCGGCGGCGGAGATGCCGTACTGCGACACAAAGCGCTCGCGCCGCGCGTCGGGCAGCTCGGGCAGCTCGGCGCGGCGAGCCTCGATCCACTCATCGCTCAGCACCAGCGGCGGGATGTCTGGCTCGGGGAAGTAGCGGTAGTCCTCCGAGCTCTCCTTCACGCGCTGCAGCACTGTGCGCCCATCGGCATCGTTCCAGCCGCGCGTGGACTGCGGGATGGCGTTGCCCGCCTCTAGCTCTTTGATCTGGCGGTCTACCTCGTAGATCAGCGCCCGCTCGACCGAGCGGAACGAGTTCATGTTCTTGATCTCGACCTTCGAGCCATATTTCACCTGGCCCTTGGGCCGCACCGAGATGTTAGCATCGCAG is a genomic window containing:
- a CDS encoding MBL fold metallo-hydrolase, which encodes MSDDLVIRFWGVRGSYPVPGPTTVRYGGNTSCVEIQAGIHTIILDAGSGIIPLGNELIRRSQAQGNRPVVATIFFSHMHHDHTQGFPFFEPAYIGASTLHILGPKVFEADLQETLTHAMLPPTFPISLDELASLKILRNLNETDVVLMGQNQHDVRVLNQYHEQVDPSPELVRVQVYHSYAHPKNGVHVYRISWRGKSVVYATDTEGYIATDQRLVKFAQGADVLIHDAQYRMEDYANQQRPRQGWGHSTPEMACDVAHASHVRQLVLFHHDPSYDDETIAENEERAQARFPNTCAAREGLEIRI
- a CDS encoding GAF domain-containing protein translates to MTRKQLFDIEASYFYQPQMFDLAQAQTFDAAVSQAMALLDAICAPRTLQIVWLRHGYHLLGPHHTQALIMPDEAAQLALARGECVLADSSDVFLPLLGRGQLLGWIYLDIPECDTERSLALRMLASQLGPTLALHESAHQEDERVHHFRTLTETGRILSGVLDVETLLATIYTAVCQAVEAPNFYIAFYNPTYDDFELAYVMCEGERLERSYRWPASEGLAGIVIRQRAPLYTNDYMAECARRGVAPRRVSDLPIGLAWLGIPLIANDTVIGMMKVSSLRAGSFYTHDQVDLLAAIGSQAAAALSNARLFRQSTRQSQELEALNRIGRTITSSLDTEQVPSLIMEQVCTLLNVEEGSLLLADEESGDLVFAYTSGPVGNQLLGQRIPRGRGLAGYVVRTGEAVIVNNAQNDTRFYDYTDKSTGFTTKALLAVPLRGVAGIRGVIEVMNRLNGSPFTSDDRRLLEAVADQAVIALENARRFTQVDRALARRAQELSETNAQLQHNLQSLTALNALSMAITTSMRSQHEIFTMTARGVMEVSGAQGALVLLPDDTRLAPVVQLGEAAMSPMVEAVCRTAMRTGRPELVRPLEPDAPLLFAVPMRAPRRLVGMLCVFFLAISPDASDQETVVLFATQAAAAIESIELFAELRGANDLMGSILSSTREGIIMITSDRKIAHANAAIYRLTQLDSQAFQSASFDAWLTNWQRTVSYGLDEWLSLRGGLDRILHGEDRLAFGHLNAQDTQTCSLEWAVLPVHSEEGGVLLVLRDITEAREAERLRQDLTNMIVHDLRTPLSSVMAALEMMLRGIPGDLTDSQRNVLNIASTSSVQMLEMINTLLDISRLEDGRMPITLSATPIASLVKRAVQRVSMLAQERSIIIQTDIPADLPCASADGELIVRVVQNLLGNAIKFSSRGSTVLICVSSYGGGTAHPMLCVSVRDCGIGIAPKDQGRVFAKFSQVGDSRGGTGLGLPFCKLVVEAHGGTIWLESELGHGSSFFFTVPVA
- a CDS encoding AAA family ATPase; the encoded protein is MFQRIDELQTGSMFILTGQAGAGKSHLATSARRSGTLWILDTEGAAQNLSNKPGIHRRIQVLQSLSLRMLVDAMNEIKRQGKPGDTVVLDSISKVFQAMRAHAQRRAGAETDRKTGITFDEHASVNRNMQTLYTGLTELKQAGFHVILIGHLARKYRSDTEGSLMDEGLRVMADENIAYEADAILLVEREGDERSITPIIKPPRPAHLKLNKRYPATLAALYPDLAAEEPKAAGRKGDKAARKAEPAAQPLAAHEAEADDGPSVDDAPAQPAREEAQPAHTTEPPRDAAEAERRFFARYAEVIGGDTWGQVQHFLGSRSAKPTTVDGWIRVAEAVRDQARNRPSALAA
- a CDS encoding phosphodiester glycosidase family protein; this translates as MIFSRTLRWLVLVPMLCACSAASSPAPQPIPTLRPTVTAQPQPTDTTTTAADTGWVAGSHGIELRTLRAEQGSQQAQITVARLNLAQVRLRVGYSPGSPRPLLDWAKQTDALLVVNGSFFDEAFRATALLVSDSAATGQSYQGFGGMLAVAPDGQVGIQPLRDQGYDPQQPLEQALQSFPMLIFPGGVDAGVEWDAQRDRRTALALDRQGRMLIIICAQPAFSLNEFAAWLRQSDLEIDRALNLDGGSSTGLYVNADAAQAEILPFSRLPIVLYAEPRAS
- a CDS encoding ABC transporter ATP-binding protein; the protein is MEQAIRTEKLTKRYQRHLAVDSLDLEVYRGEIFGFLGPNGAGKTTTIGMLLGLIAPTSGRAEVLGHNIAHSPGEALHRVGAMIETPAFYPYLSGRDNLRALAMAGGLPATRADEVLAIAGLAERGRDRFRSYSLGMRQRLGIAAALLNSPDLIMLDEPTNGLDPAGQQEIRTLIKSLAADGRTILLCSHVLHDVEQVCDRVAILKDGRLRAMGRVADLLRRGHGLLVRVAGDLGQAAEHLRALPWVEAVNIEGDAMHVSAPVERAAEVTLLLASHAIGVSEIRPDHDRLEDVFLEITRQ
- the gatB gene encoding Asp-tRNA(Asn)/Glu-tRNA(Gln) amidotransferase subunit GatB, encoding MEYEVTIGLEVHAQILTSSKMFCGCSAEYASAAPNTHVCPVCLGLPGALPVINRHAIELAVLTGQALNCRIQHENIISRKNYFYPDLPSSYQRTQYDDPICVAGWIEIEGDHGPKRIGLTRVHIEEDTAKSIHQPDRSTLVNFNRAGVPLMEIVSEPDISSPAEAKIFFQKLREMLMWIGVNTGNMEEGALRCDANISVRPKGQVKYGSKVEIKNMNSFRSVERALIYEVDRQIKELEAGNAIPQSTRGWNDADGRTVLQRVKESSEDYRYFPEPDIPPLVLSDEWIEARRAELPELPDARRERFVSQYGISAADAETLTIERAVSEYYETAVAAAPNSAARDVANWITGELFRLLNETGESLGDILGRMKPEYVGQVQDLLDKGSITRTSAKEVFELSFRSGKAPGEVVAERGLAQISAGDALTTMAREAIANNPKAVGEYRSGKASAIQFLVGQVMKLSKGQANPQAVRAALEAELAE